One Bacteroidota bacterium DNA window includes the following coding sequences:
- the folB gene encoding dihydroneopterin aldolase has protein sequence MHPNYFIRIHNASFYAYHGVASDEQNLGGKFEVDVELRSDLSSAAEQDNLKRTVDYEAVYTFIQETVTRKKYYLLESLAKSITGGILREFQSVDSVQVRVRKPHPPVKGVVDYVEVEVSETRS, from the coding sequence ATGCATCCCAACTACTTCATCCGAATCCATAACGCTTCGTTCTACGCCTACCACGGCGTTGCGAGCGACGAACAGAATCTCGGAGGGAAGTTCGAGGTCGACGTTGAACTGAGGAGCGACCTCTCCTCGGCGGCGGAGCAGGACAACCTGAAGCGCACGGTCGATTACGAAGCCGTGTACACCTTCATACAGGAAACGGTGACCCGCAAAAAATATTATCTCCTTGAATCGCTCGCGAAGAGCATCACGGGGGGCATCCTGCGCGAGTTTCAATCCGTCGATTCCGTGCAGGTAAGAGTCCGCAAACCCCATCCGCCGGTCAAAGGCGTCGTCGACTATGTCGAGGTGGAAGTTTCAGAAACCCGGTCATAA
- the folK gene encoding 2-amino-4-hydroxy-6-hydroxymethyldihydropteridine diphosphokinase yields the protein MYRVFLGLGSNLGNRIGFLNRAIREINDLAPVKASSSIYETEPLGMVSEHQFLNMVIEVETALRPPELFPPLKAIERKLGRRPGSHMMDREIDIDILLYDGISYSDEKLSVPHPQLEHRRFVLEPFKELAPFVVHPTRNQTIAALLRTCRDRSRVVRTEFAVDSIHVGS from the coding sequence ATGTATCGAGTATTTCTTGGTTTAGGGTCGAATCTCGGAAACAGGATCGGGTTTTTAAACCGGGCGATCCGGGAGATTAACGACCTGGCGCCCGTCAAGGCGTCCTCCTCCATCTACGAAACCGAGCCCCTCGGGATGGTTTCGGAGCATCAGTTCCTGAACATGGTGATCGAGGTGGAGACGGCCCTTCGGCCCCCGGAGCTGTTCCCCCCGCTGAAGGCGATCGAGCGGAAGTTGGGGCGAAGGCCCGGGTCACACATGATGGACCGGGAGATCGACATCGATATTCTCCTCTACGACGGGATCTCGTATTCGGACGAAAAGCTCTCCGTACCGCATCCCCAGCTTGAACACCGGCGTTTTGTCCTGGAACCCTTCAAGGAGCTTGCACCGTTCGTCGTGCACCCCACCCGCAATCAAACAATCGCAGCGCTGCTCCGGACGTGCCGCGATCGCAGCCGGGTGGTGCGGACCGAATTCGCCGTCGATTCGATCCACGTCGGCTCCTGA
- a CDS encoding deoxynucleoside kinase, which translates to MKPSLEELIAQTEIRHIAIEGVIGAGKTSLANLLSERLSARLVLEQFEENPFLPKFYQAQERYAFQTQLFFLLSRYKQQQQLAQADLFHRFLITDYIFEKDKIFAYLNLEDDELKLYETVMGTIEHTVPVPNLVVYIQCNVERLMANIRLRGRAYEKNMSEDYIRELNEAYNYFFFRYKAAPLLIINASQIDFVRNDHELEDLMREIFRPDKAPVEYYNPAILKR; encoded by the coding sequence GTGAAACCCTCCCTTGAAGAATTGATCGCGCAGACGGAGATCCGTCATATCGCCATAGAGGGCGTGATCGGCGCGGGGAAGACCAGCCTTGCAAACCTTCTTTCGGAACGCCTGTCCGCCAGGCTTGTCCTGGAGCAGTTCGAAGAGAATCCGTTCCTCCCGAAGTTTTACCAGGCCCAGGAGCGCTACGCGTTTCAGACCCAGCTCTTCTTCCTCCTCAGCCGGTACAAACAGCAGCAGCAACTGGCACAGGCCGACCTGTTCCACCGGTTTCTCATCACCGATTATATCTTCGAGAAAGACAAGATTTTTGCATACCTGAACCTGGAGGACGACGAACTCAAGCTCTATGAGACCGTCATGGGAACCATCGAACACACGGTCCCCGTTCCGAACCTGGTGGTCTATATCCAGTGCAACGTGGAGCGGTTGATGGCAAACATCCGTTTGAGGGGGAGGGCCTACGAGAAAAATATGTCGGAGGACTATATCCGCGAGCTGAACGAGGCGTATAACTACTTTTTCTTCCGGTACAAAGCCGCGCCGCTTTTGATCATCAACGCATCCCAGATCGACTTCGTCCGGAACGACCACGAGCTGGAGGACCTCATGCGCGAGATCTTCCGGCCCGATAAGGCGCCTGTGGAATATTACAATCCGGCCATCTTGAAACGGTAG